In the Primulina eburnea isolate SZY01 unplaced genomic scaffold, ASM2296580v1 ctg739_ERROPOS11973397, whole genome shotgun sequence genome, one interval contains:
- the LOC140821910 gene encoding vesicle-associated protein 1-2-like encodes MSNRELLQIEPLELQFPFELKKQISCSLQLSNKSDNHVAFKVKTTNPKKYCVRPNTGTVVPHSSCDVIVTMQAQKEAPPDLQCRDKFLLQCVVVSPGVTAKDITPEMFNKESGNQVDECKLRVSYVPPPQPPSPVREGSEEGSSPRASVSDNGTVNQTPEFNVGSKVFVQSQDSASEVKSLINKLTEEKNSAILQNSKLQQELELLRRQGKRSQGGIPFMYVAIVGLIGILLGYLLKKT; translated from the exons ATGAGCAACCGCGAGCTCCTTCAAATCGAACCACTCGAACTTCAATTCCCTT TCGAATTGAAGAAGCAGATCTCATGCTCCTTGCAGTTATCGAACAAATCCGATAATCATGTTGCGTTCAAG GTTAAGACCACAAATCCAAAGAAGTATTGCGTGAGGCCAAATACTGGAACGGTGGTGCCTCATTCTTCTTGTGATGTTATAG TTACTATGCAAGCCCAGAAGGAGGCTCCCCCGGATCTCCAGTGCAGGGACAAATTTCTCCTGCAATGTGTGGTCGTGAGCCCTGGAGTCACAGCAAAGGATATTACTCCTGAAATG TTCAACAAAGAATCGGGGAATCAAGTTGATGAGTGCAAGTTGAGGGTTTCCTATGTTCCACCACCACAGCCACCTTCACCTGTTAGAGAGGGGTCAGAGGAAGGCTCCTCACCTAGGGCATCAGTATCGGATAACGGGACTGTAAATCAGACTCCGGAATTCAATGTT GGGTCAAAAGTGTTTGTTCAGTCTCAGGACAGTGCGTCAGAG GTCAAGTCCCTGATAAATAAGCTGACAGAGGAGAAAAATTCTGCTATTCTGCAAAATAGCAAGCTTCAGCAAGAATTG GAGCTGTTGAGACGTCAAGGTAAACGATCCCAAGGTGGTATTCCTTTCATGTATGTTGCTATAGTTGGCTTGATTGGCATCCTCTTGGGGTATCTTCTGAAGAAAACTTGA
- the LOC140821999 gene encoding SPX domain-containing protein 3-like → MRMKFGKRLQQQIQQSFPGWRDKFLAYKELKKLVKLISLAPSMLNKSSKTEAEFLHLLDYEIEKFNTFFMEQEEDFIIHHKELQGKIKEVADNANGSPALEMEERMEKIRKAIVNFHGEMVLLLNYSNINYTGLSKILKKYDKRTGGVLRLPFIQKVLEQPFFTTDSISKLVKECEATIDAVFPPAKATGMFHSQAGNTAVLVAGEDIFRNTVAALLTMQEIRRGSSTHNHFSLPPLSLPDSKIIQSLIVLPPIQIPS, encoded by the exons ATGAGAATGAAGTTTGGTAAGAGACTGCAGCAGCAAATACAGCAGAGTTTTCCGGGGTGGCGTGACAAGTTCTTGGCTTACAAGGAGTTGAAGAAACTCGTCAAGTTAATTTCATTGGCTCCGTCGATGTTGAATAAATCGTCAAAGACTGAAGCCGAATTCTTGCACTTGTTAGATTATGAGATCGAGAAATTCAATACCTTTTTCATGGAACAAGAAGAGGACTTTATTATACATCATAAG GAATTGCAAGGAAAAATAAAGGAAGTGGCGGATAATGCGAATGGAAGTCCAGCATTAGAGATGGAAGAAAGAATGGAAAAGATAAGAAAAGCTATAGTCAACTTCCATGGTGAAATGGTTCTCCTTCTCAATTACAGCAACATCAATTACACTG GTTTATCTAAAATATTGAAGAAATATGACAAGAGAACTGGAGGAGTTTTGCGGCTCCCCTTCATCCAAAAAGTTCTGGAGCAACCATTTTTCACAACCGATTCCATCTCGAAGCTTGTTAAGGAATGTGAAGCCACCATCGATGCCGTGTTCCCTCCGGCCAAGGCCACCGGAATGTTCCACTCCCAAGCAGGAAACACGGCGGTTCTGGTGGCCGGAGAAGATATATTCCGGAACACGGTTGCGGCCCTTCTGACCATGCAGGAGATCAGAAGAGGCAGCTCCACCCACAACCATTTTTCTCTACCGCCGCTTAGCTTACCGGATTCCAAGATTATCCAGTCTTTAATTGTACTTCCACCCATACAAATTCCATCATGA
- the LOC140822220 gene encoding uncharacterized protein, with protein sequence MDNCVDEHAPPNFKHYCRVCKKGFMCGRALGGHMRAHGIGDENGNLDDEDHASDWEEKIGGGDRVCNKRMYQLRTNPNRLKSCRTCENCGKEFSSWKSFLEHKKCSSDDASESLVSSPESEGEDDGGRKGGGWSKRKRSLRTKVGSLNVTYASSEEEDLLLARCLVQLANTAVDPPSPEPEESCASASREEERRNPTPYLGQSRAYFDKAKGISNPKGLFECKACKKVFNSHQALGGHRASHKKVKGCYAARQDQLDDNNTTYDDMNTQEDLFSSKSTFYHFEQGPTLVGAAKRKSKVHECSICHRVFSSGQALGGHKRCHWITSYSPDTSSLAKFHIEPVRHHPPKIEDKSDSLDLNVPAWANDMSTIRRDPRNLLSFEVSTDVQTPKWVDHGMGHTQAGEDHQYPQSQKLENGTKAASAADNNNNKNNDTQNSDKNVESKLKLANFSDLKEIDTSVNSWLQVGIGSTTEAANFYVSKQEREHNTLEKIDDLRSFESYSSISSQYLSPKDDATEEEKGLDPEFSSVLIQDRESDTDSSKDHSICRRSKRVRDSRTSEFAGFGTRSFPELIEKSKFGDEAKKCAATPEEDKNINLDMIFVEILMLSKVRKNKVRGRYTCETCNKLFRSYQALGGHMASHKKIRHSPFSVESSSEMADSGGGSAAVAEEEKVHECPFCERVFSSGQALGGHKRSHFVRGGGISRNNVRPVGSPVESISRTGENLKIDLNLPAPVHDDEDEMSQIAVSAVFDA encoded by the exons ATGGATAATTGTGTAGATGAACATGCCCCACCAAATTTTAAGCACTATTGTAGAGTTTGCAAGAAGGGTTTTATGTGTGGGAGGGCACTTGGTGGGCACATGAGGGCACATGGGATTGGGGATGAGAATGGGAATCTTGATGATGAAGATCATGCGAGTGATTGGGAGGAGAAGATTGGAGGGGGTGATAGGGTCTGTAATAAGAGAATGTATCAATTGAGAACTAATCCAAATAGGCTCAAAAGTTGTAGGACTTGTGAGAATTGTGGGAAGGAGTTCTCGTCTTGGAAGTCCTTTCTTGAACATAAGAAATGTAGCTCCGATGACGCGTCCGAGTCCCTCGTGTCCTCGCCTGAGTCTGAAGGCGAGGACGATGGTGGAAGGAAAGGAGGTGGTTGGTCTAAGAGGAAGAGATCATTGCGTACAAAAGTGGGTAGTTTGAACGTGACATATGCGTCTAGCGAGGAGGAGGATCTCCTTCTTGCTAGATGCTTAGTGCAACTGGCTAACACTGCAGTCGATCCGCCATCACCCGAGCCGGAAGAATCATGCGCCTCTGCCAGTAGGGAGGAGGAGAGGAGGAACCCCACACCGTATCTTGGCCAGAGTAGGGCGTATTTTGACAAGGCAAAAGGGATATCTAATCCAAAGGGGTTGTTTGAATGCAAAgcatgcaaaaaggtgtttAATTCTCACCAAGCCCTAGGGGGCCATAGAGCAAGCCACAAGAAGGTGAAAGGGTGCTACGCAGCCAGACAAGATCAGTTAGATGACAACAATACCACGTATGATGACATGAATACACAGGAAGACCTATTCTCCTCTAAATCTACATTTTACCATTTCGAACAAGGTCCTACATTGGTCGGAGCCGCGAAAAGGAAGTCGAAAGTGCACGAATGCTCCATCTGTCACCGCGTCTTCTCGTCAGGGCAAGCCCTTGGAGGGCACAAGAGGTGCCATTGGATTACGTCCTATTCACCGGACACATCTTCACTAGCCAAGTTTCACATCGAACCCGTTCGTCACCATCCACCAAAGATCGAGGACAAATCCGACTCGTTGGATCTGAACGTCCCCGCATGGGCCAACGACATGTCGACGATTAGACGGGACCCTCGTAACCTGTTGAGCTTCGAGGTTTCCACTGACGTTCAAACACCCAAGTGGGTCGATCACGGGATGGGACACACACAAGCCGGCGAGGACCACCAGTACCCTCAGTCTCAGAAGCTCGAGAACGGTACCAAGGCCGCCTCCGCCGCtgacaacaacaacaacaagaaCAACGATACACAAAACTCTGATAAAAATGTTGAGAGTAAACTGAAGTTGGCCAATTTTAGTGACTTGAAGGAGATAGACACAAGTGTTAATTCATGGTTGCAAGTAGGGATTGGTTCTACAACCGAAGCCGCA AATTTTTATGTTTCGAAACAAGAAAGAGAACACAACACTCTTGAAAAGATTGATGATCTTCGGTCATTTGAGTCATATTCTTCGATTTCATCACAATACTTATCTCCGAAAGATGATGCAACCGAGGAAGAAAAAGGGTTGGATCCTGAGTTTTCTTCTGTTCTGATTCAAGATAGGGAGAGTGACACAGACTCGTCAAAGGATCATTCCATCTGCAGAAGGTCGAAAAGGGTTCGGGATTCAAGAACTTCGGAGTTTGCTGGATTTGGGACTAGGAGTTTTCCGGAGTTGATCGAGAAATCGAAGTTTGGTGATGAAGCAAAGAAGTGTGCTGCTACTCCGGAAGAAGAT aaaaatataaatttggatATGATTTTTGTGGAGATTCTGATGCTTTCGAAAGTGAGAAAGAATAAAGTTAGAGGGAGATATACGTGTGAAACATGTAACAAGCTGTTTAGGTCCTATCAAGCACTTGGAGGGCATATGGCAAGCCACAAGAAAATCAGACATAGCCCATTTAGCGTTGAGTCGTCGTCGGAGATGGCAGATTCTGGTGGTGGCTCAGCTGCGGTGGCGGAGGAGGAGAAAGTACACGAGTGCCCTTTTTGTGAGCGGGTGTTTTCATCAGGGCAGGCCCTCGGAGGGCATAAAAGGTCACATTTTGTTAGGGGTGGAGGAATTTCAAGAAATAATGTTAGGCCTGTTGGTAGTCCAGTTGAATCAATTTCAAGGACTGGTGAAAATTTGAAAATCGATCTTAATCTCCCCGCTCCAGTTCATGATGATGAAGACGAGATGAGCCAAATCGCGGTTTCGGCGGTTTTCGATGCATAA